One Solibacillus sp. R5-41 DNA segment encodes these proteins:
- a CDS encoding right-handed parallel beta-helix repeat-containing protein, with product MTMIKVSTSIFSKIKTVKRALEKAQRGDQLLLAGGKYKETITIHEHVTISGHLTNPVLFEGVMIIPKLGEVTVENMAIFPTMQMIVEGDITFNNCVFNGLLTNVILSLNGGNATFENCTFSNATEVAIALINHSHASFVNCTFDNNEKAHLIVENSTVAITNSEFSNARHAIWAKSQSHVTTENVIIHHHTGTQIILQNESGLTDCGSTIEHGEGNGIYATENASVTLSKTTLQHHHLPQLWIQKSKFQLDHCQIQHGNESGLMLREYAEGTVSNTLFSSHNIANVQLTMESLLHMTDCQIVHCKGVGIQVREKSILNFVHTTFAENDLSQLFVTEKSICSLKDSTIKEGKQVGIFVDKEASVSLVSSVLAKNDNSAVTVIGAELVMMECELRQNKGNGILAANEANITIENCQFHDNHMPHIAGKEHASVAIHNSEFTGGKSIFMVDDCRLDVQDSMFQNALGTQIELIGRTKATIHRSKVSGGTGNAIKAQNNSSVHISESQILDHQMPQIVINDSSLIFKNSELLQGERNGFIIENNAEAFIQDSFISNHKFPQIWIDLDSTVELSATQVIEGHESDFYVQNRSFLYATDCIVQNDRFNYNVQAINHSKIELVRTSVENSMGEKFYSENNSHISHTFDEVND from the coding sequence ATGACGATGATTAAAGTATCCACTTCTATTTTTTCCAAAATAAAAACGGTAAAACGTGCATTGGAAAAAGCACAGCGAGGCGATCAGCTCCTTCTTGCTGGCGGTAAATATAAAGAAACCATTACAATCCATGAGCACGTAACGATTAGCGGACATTTAACGAATCCCGTTTTATTTGAAGGGGTCATGATCATACCAAAATTAGGCGAAGTGACTGTTGAGAATATGGCGATTTTCCCAACAATGCAAATGATTGTTGAAGGTGACATTACGTTCAATAACTGTGTATTTAATGGTTTATTAACGAACGTCATTTTATCGTTAAATGGCGGAAATGCGACGTTTGAAAACTGTACATTCTCAAATGCTACCGAAGTCGCGATTGCGTTAATCAATCATAGTCATGCATCTTTTGTAAATTGCACGTTTGATAATAATGAAAAAGCGCACCTAATAGTAGAAAATTCGACGGTTGCAATTACAAATAGCGAATTTTCAAATGCACGCCATGCGATATGGGCAAAATCGCAGTCGCATGTCACAACCGAAAATGTCATAATTCATCATCACACTGGCACTCAAATTATTCTTCAAAATGAATCCGGATTAACGGATTGTGGAAGTACGATTGAACATGGTGAAGGCAATGGGATATACGCAACCGAAAATGCATCGGTCACACTTTCAAAAACTACACTGCAACATCATCACTTGCCACAGCTTTGGATTCAAAAAAGTAAATTTCAGTTAGACCATTGCCAAATTCAGCATGGCAATGAATCCGGATTAATGCTACGGGAATACGCTGAAGGGACGGTTTCGAACACCCTTTTTTCTTCCCACAACATCGCGAATGTCCAGCTCACAATGGAATCTTTGCTTCATATGACCGACTGCCAAATCGTTCATTGCAAAGGGGTTGGCATACAAGTACGGGAAAAATCGATACTCAATTTTGTTCACACAACGTTTGCAGAGAACGACTTGTCGCAATTATTCGTCACGGAAAAGTCGATTTGCTCGTTAAAAGATTCAACCATTAAAGAAGGAAAACAAGTCGGAATTTTCGTTGATAAAGAGGCATCTGTATCCCTTGTCTCAAGTGTCCTAGCGAAAAACGACAATTCGGCTGTTACAGTCATTGGTGCGGAATTAGTAATGATGGAATGCGAATTAAGACAAAATAAAGGAAATGGGATACTCGCTGCCAATGAAGCGAATATAACGATTGAAAACTGTCAATTCCATGACAATCATATGCCACATATCGCGGGCAAAGAGCATGCAAGTGTGGCTATTCATAACAGTGAATTTACTGGTGGGAAGAGTATTTTTATGGTGGATGATTGCCGATTAGATGTACAGGATTCTATGTTTCAGAACGCATTAGGAACACAAATTGAACTCATTGGTCGGACAAAAGCAACGATTCATCGTTCAAAAGTTAGCGGAGGCACGGGTAATGCGATTAAAGCGCAAAATAATTCGTCCGTTCACATTTCAGAAAGCCAAATTTTAGATCATCAAATGCCCCAAATCGTCATAAATGATAGCTCACTCATTTTTAAAAATAGCGAGTTATTACAGGGCGAGCGAAATGGATTTATTATCGAAAATAATGCGGAGGCGTTCATCCAGGATTCTTTTATTTCCAACCATAAGTTTCCACAAATTTGGATTGACTTAGATTCCACAGTGGAGCTTTCCGCGACACAGGTGATTGAAGGACATGAATCCGATTTTTATGTACAAAATCGTTCTTTCCTGTACGCGACAGATTGCATCGTTCAAAATGATCGGTTCAATTATAATGTGCAAGCAATTAATCATTCTAAAATTGAACTCGTCCGAACGTCCGTTGAAAATTCAATGGGTGAAAAATTTTATAGCGAAAACAACAGCCACATTTCCCATACGTTTGATGAGGTAAATGATTGA
- a CDS encoding AAA family ATPase — protein sequence MLNKQLLVIQQHLNEKFFDREIEIEALLTALLSKQHILFIGPAGTGKSALSSMLGKMVEGSHYFQHLLTPFSTPEELFGVLSLKDLEQGIYKRNVSDMLPEANFAFIDEIFKANSAILNSLLTLINERIYYNNGLPIASPLMTLVGSSNEYIEEGEGLEALFDRFLLRYEVTSIREDEDFIAMLKDEQPKHIPKMTLQELANHQALVSRIPISDSIYKTIAKIRQGLFDLGIRPSDRRFKQSLSILKARAYLAGRMEVQREDLLILSNILWETIDQKMTTEEIIHDLAFDTVETFIHRVQYEFEGILMNVQSTMLSKTPFARTALSELLMQGKTLFIEVQNMNRQVPNRPELQTLKNDMHKRLLQMTSEVIGF from the coding sequence ATGTTAAATAAACAATTACTCGTAATCCAGCAACATTTAAATGAGAAATTTTTTGATCGTGAAATTGAAATAGAAGCGTTATTGACCGCACTTCTTTCAAAACAACATATTTTGTTTATTGGTCCAGCTGGCACGGGGAAAAGTGCGTTGTCCTCGATGCTCGGGAAAATGGTGGAAGGAAGCCATTATTTTCAACATTTATTGACGCCCTTTAGTACACCAGAAGAACTTTTCGGGGTATTATCATTGAAAGATTTAGAACAAGGAATTTACAAGCGCAATGTGAGTGATATGTTGCCTGAAGCGAATTTTGCATTTATTGATGAAATTTTTAAGGCCAATTCGGCTATTTTAAATTCCTTATTAACGTTAATTAATGAACGTATTTACTATAATAACGGGTTGCCCATTGCCTCTCCATTAATGACCTTAGTCGGCTCCTCGAATGAATATATCGAGGAAGGGGAAGGATTAGAAGCGCTTTTTGACCGTTTTTTATTGCGCTATGAAGTGACATCCATACGTGAAGACGAGGACTTTATTGCGATGCTTAAAGATGAGCAGCCTAAACACATTCCGAAAATGACATTGCAGGAGCTTGCGAATCACCAAGCACTTGTTTCGCGTATTCCTATATCAGATAGTATTTACAAAACGATTGCGAAAATACGCCAGGGTCTTTTTGACTTGGGGATTCGCCCGTCGGATCGCCGCTTTAAGCAATCATTATCTATTTTAAAAGCGAGGGCATACTTAGCAGGAAGAATGGAAGTACAACGAGAGGATTTACTCATTTTATCGAATATATTATGGGAAACGATTGATCAAAAAATGACGACCGAAGAAATAATTCATGACCTCGCATTTGATACAGTCGAAACCTTTATTCACCGTGTACAATATGAGTTTGAGGGGATTTTAATGAATGTGCAAAGTACGATGCTTAGCAAGACCCCATTCGCGCGGACAGCATTGAGCGAGCTTCTCATGCAAGGAAAAACATTATTTATCGAAGTGCAAAATATGAATCGCCAAGTACCGAATCGTCCAGAATTGCAAACATTAAAAAATGATATGCATAAACGATTACTCCAAATGACGTCAGAGGTAATCGGGTTTTAA
- a CDS encoding VWA domain-containing protein, with product MLYHHSIFDQSNDLQLRFNELLKMATTLKQCCMEGEQMLPGFTNLVGDCWTAFISLQPQLNDATEKNDAFQYPFIVSLLKNEEYKRWHCLTKGDELLSVLTAIGVAEQMKASFHITQAVQQLKAAEQIKEMTQNQLHQLRKRRFDTTLSDQMKQQQQLLRKRIDEATKTIEQAHHQLQQQIRKLDDVSISSLITSNKRKICRTKNAIIAVGTMGGKKIERLPLSDQFELVEQIREQKSLLLIAEMVGRFKKIIQKKQKIKEKQTMARQYISTGQEISRLLPSELSSFVLPPSKLDFLRRYGEQQTFIFDTKGKDRKGRGPIIICMDESSSMTSLKEQSKAFCIALLMIARQQKRDFAIIPFASAVGEVQRFKKGHATSKQLVDFSTRFLGGGTNFESPLRESLNILLTSGFNKADILFVTDGSSFLPTSFIDEFNEIKRKKQFECTAVVLTNLFNAVDLTLVGRFSDRILEVNELFEAENAFVL from the coding sequence ATGTTGTATCATCATTCCATTTTTGACCAATCAAATGACCTACAATTGCGATTTAATGAATTACTAAAAATGGCCACTACACTAAAGCAATGCTGTATGGAAGGTGAGCAAATGCTACCAGGCTTTACGAATTTGGTAGGGGACTGCTGGACCGCATTTATTTCACTTCAACCGCAATTAAACGATGCTACCGAGAAAAATGATGCTTTTCAATATCCGTTTATCGTCAGTTTATTAAAAAATGAGGAGTACAAGCGTTGGCATTGTTTAACAAAGGGGGATGAACTGCTCAGTGTCTTAACGGCAATCGGAGTGGCAGAGCAAATGAAAGCGTCATTCCATATTACACAAGCCGTGCAACAGCTAAAGGCAGCCGAGCAAATTAAAGAAATGACCCAAAATCAACTCCATCAACTGCGGAAAAGACGATTCGATACGACACTTTCGGACCAAATGAAGCAACAGCAGCAGCTACTTCGAAAAAGAATCGATGAGGCAACTAAAACAATTGAACAAGCCCATCATCAGCTACAACAACAAATCAGAAAGCTAGATGACGTGTCCATTAGCTCGCTCATTACAAGCAATAAAAGAAAAATTTGCCGCACGAAAAATGCCATAATTGCTGTAGGTACGATGGGTGGAAAAAAAATCGAGCGGTTGCCTTTATCAGATCAATTTGAATTAGTTGAACAAATCCGAGAACAAAAGAGCTTACTCCTCATTGCGGAAATGGTGGGTCGCTTCAAAAAAATAATTCAAAAAAAGCAAAAGATAAAGGAAAAACAGACGATGGCGAGGCAATACATTTCGACTGGTCAGGAAATTTCAAGATTATTGCCATCGGAGCTCTCAAGCTTTGTTTTACCACCGAGTAAGCTAGATTTTTTACGGCGGTACGGCGAACAACAAACGTTTATCTTTGATACGAAAGGGAAAGATAGAAAAGGAAGAGGACCTATCATTATTTGTATGGATGAAAGCAGCTCCATGACTTCGCTAAAGGAACAAAGCAAAGCCTTTTGTATTGCGTTACTCATGATTGCTCGGCAACAAAAAAGAGATTTTGCAATCATTCCATTTGCAAGTGCCGTAGGGGAGGTGCAACGATTTAAAAAAGGGCACGCGACATCCAAACAACTAGTGGATTTTAGTACTCGTTTTTTAGGTGGCGGCACGAACTTTGAAAGCCCTTTGCGAGAATCATTGAACATTTTATTAACAAGTGGGTTTAATAAGGCGGATATTTTATTTGTAACAGATGGCTCAAGCTTTTTACCAACGAGTTTTATTGATGAATTTAATGAAATCAAAAGGAAAAAGCAATTTGAATGCACGGCCGTTGTGTTAACGAATTTATTTAATGCTGTCGATTTAACGTTAGTTGGTAGGTTTTCGGATAGGATATTAGAGGTTAATGAGTTATTTGAAGCGGAAAATGCGTTTGTACTTTAG
- a CDS encoding DUF2785 domain-containing protein, whose product MLIDYSTLLEVLPEQRAQFVKEQDVLFETILMNVGHIESTIRDQQNYRLFIQLLSENIIPAPIIHHYVNYLSADNGLLFELNDTDTSTVIQRSFSALFLTAIVNADRQLGILTKEEVEQLTTAAIELFSKEQDFRSYIDEMTGWAHSIAHTADLICALISHPYFNIRFTSHILQAIRTNLWKGYVFQDDEEERFVKIVEALIAKGIEEALFIEWVEQLFDRLEMVAYEQGYNASWFKARTNILNMMKTLYFFLKFSNHSDKLRGIVSIFIQRWLKLT is encoded by the coding sequence TTGTTAATAGATTATTCAACTTTACTAGAAGTTTTACCTGAGCAGCGAGCGCAGTTTGTTAAAGAACAGGATGTGCTTTTTGAAACGATCTTAATGAATGTCGGTCATATTGAATCTACTATTCGGGATCAGCAAAATTACCGATTATTTATTCAGTTACTTTCAGAAAATATAATACCAGCACCGATTATCCATCATTATGTAAACTATTTGAGCGCGGACAATGGCTTGCTATTTGAATTAAATGATACGGATACGTCAACGGTCATCCAGCGTTCGTTTTCCGCTTTATTTTTAACAGCCATTGTTAACGCGGATCGCCAACTTGGTATTTTAACGAAAGAGGAAGTAGAACAACTGACAACCGCCGCGATCGAGCTTTTTTCGAAAGAGCAGGATTTTCGCAGTTATATAGATGAAATGACAGGCTGGGCACATAGTATCGCCCACACAGCTGACCTCATTTGTGCTCTTATTTCGCATCCGTACTTCAATATTCGTTTCACATCACATATTTTACAAGCTATTCGTACAAACTTGTGGAAGGGCTATGTATTTCAAGATGATGAAGAGGAGAGGTTTGTGAAAATTGTTGAGGCGCTTATCGCGAAAGGGATCGAAGAAGCACTATTCATTGAATGGGTCGAGCAGTTATTTGACCGTTTGGAAATGGTTGCTTATGAGCAGGGCTATAATGCTTCTTGGTTCAAAGCAAGGACAAACATATTAAATATGATGAAAACGCTCTACTTTTTCTTGAAATTTTCGAATCATTCGGACAAGCTACGAGGGATCGTGTCGATCTTTATTCAGCGCTGGCTAAAACTAACATAA